One part of the Phycisphaeraceae bacterium genome encodes these proteins:
- the rny gene encoding ribonuclease Y: MLGPAVLVLAISDAAAIGIGLAGLAVGAIAGVVAIRSISGRTLANATRESQSLLSRAKDEARVITEKAAVDADKLVLERKEKFDTETEAVRRELRETEKRLGKREDLLDQKLESLSAKEESLTKATDSVRAREQKAAQREEELEGVIREQRDKLLHIAKMTEEEAKRDLLLRVEEDVRLDMSKVVHKITEEAEADATKRAQEITLMAIQRYAAEHTAESTVRAVPIPSDDMKGRIIGREGRNIRAIEKATGVDIIVDDTPGVIVVSCFDKIRQAVAVESLNRLIADGRMHPSRIEEVVEKVKSELNERVIKSGKEAVMEVNLRGVHPKVAEAMGKLSFRTSYGQNVLRHSVEVAFLCQIIAEQLGLDGAVARRCGFLHDIGKAMDHEMEGGHPKIGMDFARQYGEKEPVLNAIGGHHADIPSTSFYTPIVMAADAISSARPGARRESMEKYVQRLNELQDIALKQPGVTEAYAIQAGREVRVMVDAKRISDDEAHKIAYDIAKKVSEEMTFPGEIRVTVLRETRAVEFAR, translated from the coding sequence ATGCTTGGTCCCGCCGTTCTCGTGTTGGCAATCTCGGATGCGGCCGCCATCGGGATCGGCCTCGCCGGGCTGGCCGTCGGCGCCATCGCCGGAGTGGTCGCCATCCGTTCGATCTCCGGCCGTACGCTGGCGAATGCGACCCGGGAGTCGCAGAGTCTCCTCTCCCGCGCCAAGGACGAGGCCCGGGTCATCACCGAGAAGGCCGCGGTCGATGCCGACAAGCTGGTCCTGGAGCGCAAGGAGAAGTTCGACACCGAGACCGAGGCAGTCCGGCGAGAACTCCGGGAAACGGAGAAGCGCCTCGGCAAGCGGGAGGACCTGCTCGATCAGAAACTCGAGAGCCTCTCCGCCAAGGAGGAGTCCCTTACCAAGGCCACCGACTCCGTCCGCGCCCGTGAGCAGAAGGCGGCCCAGCGCGAGGAGGAACTCGAGGGGGTCATCCGCGAGCAGCGCGACAAGCTCCTCCACATCGCCAAGATGACCGAGGAGGAGGCCAAGCGCGACCTCCTGCTGCGGGTCGAGGAGGACGTCCGCCTCGACATGTCGAAGGTGGTCCACAAGATCACCGAGGAGGCCGAGGCCGATGCGACCAAGCGGGCCCAGGAAATCACCCTGATGGCCATCCAGCGCTACGCAGCCGAGCACACCGCCGAGTCCACGGTCCGCGCCGTCCCCATCCCCTCCGACGACATGAAGGGCCGCATCATCGGCCGCGAGGGCCGGAACATCCGCGCCATCGAGAAGGCCACCGGCGTCGACATCATCGTCGACGACACCCCGGGCGTTATCGTCGTCTCGTGTTTCGACAAGATCCGCCAGGCCGTCGCCGTCGAGTCCCTCAACCGCCTCATCGCCGACGGCCGCATGCACCCCTCCCGCATCGAAGAGGTCGTCGAGAAGGTCAAGAGCGAACTCAACGAGCGGGTCATCAAATCGGGCAAGGAGGCTGTCATGGAGGTCAACCTCCGTGGCGTGCACCCCAAGGTCGCCGAGGCCATGGGCAAGCTCTCCTTCCGCACCTCCTACGGCCAGAACGTCCTGCGGCACAGCGTGGAGGTCGCCTTCCTCTGCCAGATCATCGCCGAGCAACTCGGGCTCGACGGCGCCGTCGCGCGCCGCTGCGGGTTCCTCCACGACATCGGCAAGGCCATGGACCACGAGATGGAGGGCGGACACCCGAAGATCGGCATGGACTTCGCCCGCCAGTACGGCGAGAAGGAGCCGGTCCTCAACGCCATCGGCGGCCACCACGCCGACATCCCGTCGACGTCCTTCTACACCCCCATCGTCATGGCCGCCGACGCCATCTCCTCCGCCCGCCCCGGCGCCCGCCGCGAGTCGATGGAGAAGTACGTCCAGCGCCTCAACGAACTCCAGGACATCGCCCTCAAGCAGCCCGGAGTCACCGAGGCCTACGCCATCCAGGCCGGCCGCGAGGTGCGCGTCATGGTCGATGCCAAGCGCATCAGCGACGACGAGGCCCACAAGATCGCCTACGACATCGCCAAGAAGGTCTCCGAGGAAATGACCTTCCCCGGCGAGATCCGCGTGACCGTGCTGCGCGAGACCAGGGCAGTGGAGTTCGCACGCTGA